Proteins co-encoded in one Bacillota bacterium genomic window:
- a CDS encoding helix-turn-helix transcriptional regulator, which produces MAELDGIIPEVTYAVDRDCRLFSQWHIPKRVLKDECNFLLFLGGTAWFDYQGEVRQVGQGDLVCVLAGEEHAAWTCLEDPMHCYAFNFRIYSLPDRKPGHLELPRFSQPANFKQLQYLFHRLVQHWVAGRHNYRAKCRSIALNILYEIDYWQHTRLAPQRADQVEQVIEYLMSNYHHQITLEDMAKVIHVNPVYFSRIFKIATGQTPIQYLTAIRINKAIDLLRESQESITEIAFKLGYKDPSYFSRVFKKSTGVSPLEYRRQRQK; this is translated from the coding sequence CAGTGGCACATCCCCAAACGGGTTCTCAAGGACGAATGCAATTTTCTCCTCTTCTTGGGTGGAACCGCCTGGTTCGACTACCAGGGAGAAGTGCGACAGGTGGGCCAGGGGGATCTGGTCTGTGTGCTCGCGGGAGAGGAACATGCCGCTTGGACCTGCCTTGAAGATCCCATGCATTGCTATGCCTTCAACTTCCGGATCTATTCCCTCCCGGACCGCAAACCGGGGCACTTGGAGCTACCCCGCTTTAGCCAGCCTGCCAATTTCAAGCAACTGCAGTACCTCTTCCACCGCCTGGTCCAACATTGGGTGGCGGGTCGGCACAATTACCGCGCCAAGTGTCGCAGTATCGCCCTGAACATCCTTTACGAAATCGACTACTGGCAGCATACCCGCCTTGCTCCCCAACGGGCGGACCAGGTGGAACAGGTGATCGAATACCTGATGAGCAACTACCACCACCAGATTACCCTGGAGGATATGGCCAAAGTCATCCACGTCAACCCCGTCTACTTCAGCAGGATCTTCAAGATCGCCACCGGTCAGACCCCGATCCAATACCTGACCGCCATCCGGATCAACAAGGCCATCGACCTGTTGCGCGAATCCCAGGAGAGCATTACGGAGATCGCCTTTAAGCTAGGCTACAAAGACCCCTCCTATTTCAGCCGCGTGTTCAAAAAGTCCACAGGCGTATCTCCCCTGGAGTATCGACGACAACGGCAAAAATGA